TAAAATTCATTCTTTTTATTACATCTAACTCATAGCTTAGTCTTTGTAAATAGATAGAGTCAGGGTTTTCAAATCTTGTATTTAATCCTTTGAAACAAAGCTCCTCAAGATATTCATCAGCATTTTGGTTTTTGGGAGCAGGGTATTTTGGTAGATGAGTAACACCCAGATTAAGATTCACTTTACAACGAGCAGCTATCTTTAATGTATTTTCTAATGCATCAGGGAACTCCTCGAATAAAGATACCATTTCAGCTGCAGGCTTTAAGTAATTTTCATGTGTTCCTTTTTGGTCAACATGAAAATCAGAAAGCTTTTCACCACGTTTTAATGCAATTAGGCATTGCTGAGCAAGGTAATCTTCCTTTTCGATATAGCTAACATTATTCGTTGCCACCATAGGAATATTCACTTCACTACTAATATTCAGTAAATATTTATGTAGGGACTCATCTTCTAAGGATACTCTCTGAGTTCCTAAGTATATTGAGTTTTCACCAAATAAAGTTTGATATTTTTTTAATAAAACAATTGCTTGATCAAACTGTTCTTTTTCAAAGCTTTCCATGAACATTTGTCCTGGGATAATGGCTATTAATCCAGAATGATAGCTTTTTAACCATCGATCTGGAAGCCCTTCAGGTGATTTTGTTTGAAGAGCACTGCTTATCTTTAATAAATTCTGATACCCCTCGTTATTTTCAGCTAGTAGTACAGCTGTCATGTCGGTCTCATGTTGTTCATCTATGATTGTAACTGTCATACCTAAAATAGGCTTTATTCCATTTTCCTGACATAGCTTATAAAAAGCTACAGCCCCATACATCACATGAAAATCAGTCAACGCTATTGCATTAAATTTACATTCTTTCGCCTTATTAACTAATTTATCTAATCTTGCTGCACTTGAGAGCAAGCTGTATGCACTTTTCACTTGAAGGTGAACAAACGGCATATATTCCCCTCCTTTCTACATTCGTTTTAGATTTTTATTCAAGGATCATTTATATATCCTTCATTATATTCCCGAGGTTATATAGTTACAAATAAGAGCGTTCCGTGTTATAAGACCATTTCTACAAAAATATTTTCTTTCATACTTAAAATAGGTCGTCCATATATATAGAGTAGGGGGTTGATAGTCATGGACAAAGAAGCCTTTATGCCGGCTTTTATTCATAGTTACTTTATAGCACTAGGAGTACTTTTAGGTGGCACGCTAATCGGTGCCATTGGTGCATTTTTAGCAGGAGAACCACCATTAACCAAAATGTTTGAATTTTCTAATAGGCTAAAAATTTGGGCTCTTGTTGCAGCGATAGGTGGTACGTTTGATGCTTTTTACAGCTTTGAGCGAGGAATTTTTCAAGGTGAAACACGAGATATTGTTAAACAAGTATTGTTAATTGTATCAGCTATGGGTGGAGCTCAAACAGGTTGGTTACTTATCACTTGGTTAACGCAGGAGCATCTTTCATGAGAATCCCGCCGCACTATCAGCAACCTTCATGGCAA
This genomic stretch from Metabacillus sp. B2-18 harbors:
- a CDS encoding YtrH family sporulation protein, translating into MDKEAFMPAFIHSYFIALGVLLGGTLIGAIGAFLAGEPPLTKMFEFSNRLKIWALVAAIGGTFDAFYSFERGIFQGETRDIVKQVLLIVSAMGGAQTGWLLITWLTQEHLS